In uncultured Bacteroides sp., the following proteins share a genomic window:
- a CDS encoding glutamine synthetase family protein: protein MNSQLEMNSNALVKFLQKLPAEFTKADIISFIKENEIRMINFMYPAGDGRLKTLNFVINDAAYLNAILTCGERVDGSSLFTFIEAGSSDLYAIPRFRTAFVDPFAEIPTLTMLCSFFNKDGEPLESSPEYTLHKACRAFNEVTGMQFEAMGELEYYIIAPDNGLFPATDQHGYHESGPYDKFNQFRTQCMKYIAQANGKIKYGHSEVGNFTQNGLIYEQNEIEFLPSPAEEAADQLMIAKWVIRNLAYQYGYNITFAPKITVGKAGSGLHIHMRITKDGKNQMLGNGALSDTARKAIAGMMCLAPSITAFGNTTPTSYFRLVPHQEAPTNICWGDRNRSVLVRVPLGWSAKKDMCALANPLEAPSNYDTTQKQTVEMRSPDGSADIYQLLASLAVACRHGFEIEDALSIAKRTYVNVDIHRSENQEQLKALEQLPDSCSASADRLQQQRAFFEQYNVFSPSMIDGVIRKLKAYNDVNLREELQNKPMKMKEVVDTYFHCG, encoded by the coding sequence ATGAACAGCCAACTAGAAATGAATTCCAACGCATTGGTAAAGTTTCTGCAAAAACTACCTGCTGAGTTTACCAAAGCAGACATCATCTCTTTTATCAAAGAAAATGAGATTCGCATGATTAATTTCATGTATCCTGCCGGTGATGGACGACTGAAGACTTTAAACTTTGTTATCAATGACGCTGCCTATCTGAATGCTATACTAACCTGCGGTGAACGCGTGGACGGCTCTAGTCTTTTTACCTTTATTGAAGCCGGAAGCAGCGATTTGTATGCTATTCCCCGTTTTCGAACTGCCTTTGTTGATCCATTTGCCGAAATACCCACGCTAACCATGCTTTGCTCTTTCTTTAATAAAGATGGAGAACCTCTTGAGAGTTCGCCGGAATATACTCTGCATAAGGCTTGCCGGGCTTTTAATGAGGTAACAGGTATGCAGTTTGAAGCTATGGGAGAGCTGGAGTATTACATTATAGCACCCGACAATGGATTGTTCCCTGCAACAGATCAGCATGGGTATCATGAATCCGGACCGTATGACAAGTTCAACCAATTCCGTACGCAGTGCATGAAATACATTGCCCAAGCCAACGGAAAAATTAAATACGGGCATTCCGAGGTAGGAAATTTCACACAGAATGGATTAATTTATGAGCAGAACGAAATTGAGTTTCTGCCTTCTCCTGCAGAAGAAGCTGCAGACCAACTAATGATTGCAAAATGGGTTATCCGTAATCTGGCTTATCAATACGGATATAACATTACTTTTGCGCCAAAGATTACTGTGGGCAAAGCTGGTTCGGGCTTGCATATTCACATGCGCATAACAAAAGACGGCAAGAATCAGATGTTGGGAAACGGTGCATTATCAGACACAGCACGCAAAGCCATTGCCGGAATGATGTGTCTGGCTCCTTCTATTACTGCTTTTGGAAACACTACTCCTACTTCTTATTTCCGATTGGTTCCGCACCAGGAAGCACCCACCAATATTTGCTGGGGAGACCGCAATCGTTCCGTCCTTGTTCGCGTACCGTTGGGATGGTCGGCAAAGAAAGATATGTGCGCCTTGGCCAATCCGCTGGAAGCTCCCAGTAATTATGATACCACGCAAAAGCAGACTGTAGAAATGCGCTCACCGGATGGTTCTGCAGATATTTATCAGCTACTTGCCAGTCTGGCTGTTGCCTGCCGTCATGGCTTTGAAATAGAAGACGCATTAAGCATTGCAAAGAGGACTTATGTAAATGTAGACATTCACCGATCAGAGAATCAGGAGCAACTAAAAGCGCTGGAACAACTACCCGATAGTTGCAGTGCTTCGGCCGACCGTCTGCAACAGCAACGTGCATTCTTTGAACAGTACAATGTATTTAGTCCAAGTATGATAGACGGTGTTATCCGCAAACTAAAAGCTTACAATGATGTAAACTTACGCGAGGAGTTACAGAACAAACCTATGAAGATGAAAGAAGTTGTAGATACTTACTTCCATTGTGGATAA
- a CDS encoding M48 family metalloprotease, with protein sequence MKKIFLTLCIFSLWAYNAYSQKALKSFPFSINGTLKENYEEYKAGTPIQLCSFLKFAKDDNTGEFSIGIVINNTQIAVPYSQLGILNLELNDNDSFWEYKALQNDLYTRLIYKGYQYDLRQDLKEESTDYIRKMGKERLLYEDPYIEDYVNSIFTSVIYQKFNDKRDETLKVYILKSPTPDSYMQPDGSLIVTTGLLSVLDSEEELTAIIASEVAHHVLDHAVINVNKQISRERAAIFWGSVAAGVLQAGEEYLMDKNQYYVPGTATVAVALVSAAIVDKMSQRMGMTYSSSQEKIADRCAMEFLSMKKMDPSALPSALSKIKKYFIDHKDYYALSKYGTYAEFDKRINRLGEYHEFSSHSYQKAISGVNTFNAIIQIDGKHYANAAALVQKNVDQKVATDGDLVILAKANMGMYNTEEKNQESLALIQQAKSMTGVPNLNTDKQEILALLRLKKQAKAASALQEYIDHLTGFQDQTRNTDDATWASNEITWAKELLQRVNIM encoded by the coding sequence ATGAAAAAGATTTTTCTCACACTATGTATTTTCAGTTTATGGGCATACAATGCCTATTCACAAAAAGCCTTGAAAAGTTTTCCATTCAGTATAAATGGTACACTTAAAGAAAATTATGAAGAGTATAAGGCCGGAACTCCGATTCAGTTATGCAGCTTTTTAAAATTTGCTAAAGACGATAATACCGGAGAATTTAGTATTGGCATTGTCATTAACAACACACAGATTGCAGTGCCTTACTCTCAGTTGGGAATACTCAACTTAGAGCTGAATGATAATGATTCTTTCTGGGAATACAAAGCCTTACAGAACGACTTGTACACAAGATTAATCTATAAAGGATATCAGTATGATCTTCGACAGGATTTAAAAGAAGAATCTACTGATTATATCAGAAAGATGGGTAAAGAGCGCTTGTTGTATGAAGATCCATATATAGAAGATTATGTAAACTCTATCTTTACTTCTGTAATTTATCAGAAATTTAATGATAAAAGAGATGAAACCTTAAAAGTATACATTCTAAAATCGCCGACTCCGGATAGTTACATGCAGCCGGACGGTTCACTGATTGTTACTACTGGTCTGCTCTCTGTATTGGATTCAGAAGAAGAATTAACTGCAATCATTGCATCTGAAGTAGCTCACCACGTATTAGATCATGCTGTTATTAACGTAAATAAGCAGATATCCCGTGAAAGAGCTGCAATCTTCTGGGGAAGTGTTGCTGCGGGTGTTTTGCAAGCTGGAGAAGAATATCTGATGGACAAAAATCAGTACTATGTTCCGGGAACGGCTACTGTTGCTGTAGCACTTGTTTCGGCAGCTATTGTTGACAAGATGAGCCAACGAATGGGAATGACCTACAGCAGTTCGCAGGAAAAGATTGCCGACCGCTGTGCTATGGAATTCCTTAGCATGAAAAAGATGGATCCTTCTGCACTACCTTCCGCACTTAGCAAAATAAAGAAATATTTTATAGATCATAAGGACTATTATGCTCTTTCAAAATATGGAACTTATGCTGAATTCGACAAGCGTATTAACCGCTTGGGAGAATATCACGAATTTTCAAGCCATTCCTACCAGAAAGCAATTTCAGGTGTGAATACATTTAATGCAATTATTCAGATTGACGGTAAGCATTACGCTAATGCTGCTGCTCTTGTTCAGAAGAATGTAGACCAGAAAGTAGCTACAGACGGCGATCTTGTAATTCTTGCCAAGGCAAATATGGGAATGTATAACACTGAAGAAAAGAATCAGGAGAGTCTTGCACTTATTCAGCAAGCTAAATCAATGACAGGAGTACCCAATCTGAATACTGACAAACAGGAAATCCTTGCATTACTGAGATTGAAAAAACAAGCAAAGGCCGCTTCTGCTCTTCAGGAATACATTGATCACCTTACCGGTTTTCAGGACCAGACTCGTAACACAGACGATGCAACATGGGCTTCCAATGAAATAACCTGGGCCAAAGAACTTTTACAAAGAGTAAATATTATGTAA